A window of Flavobacterium branchiarum genomic DNA:
TTTTTTAGAGCAAAATGGAATTGTGAAAATTGATAAAACGTATATTTACGAATAGGAATTATTACCGAATAGTAACTAAAGTCTTTGATTTTGTATTTAAAAAAATACATCAATTGGCTTTAGTACCTTGCAAATCACTAAATTTGTAGCTTATTTAAAGTTATGTTAGAAAAAGAAGTACTAAATTTTGAGAAAACAGCCATTGTTGGGATTGTAACTCAAAATCAAAGTGAAGAGAAGTTAAATGAATATCTGGACGAGTTAGAGTTTCTGACTTATACTGCTGGCGGAGAAGTTATAAAACGCTTCACGCAAAAGATGGAACGTCCGAATCCTAAAACTTTTGTTGGAACTGGTAAAATAGACGAGATCAATCTTTTTGTAAAAGAGCACGGTGTTTCGACTTTGATCTTTGATGATGAATTGTCTCCTTCGCAACAAAAGAATATCTCTAAAATTATAGATTGTAAAATCCTAGATAGAACGCACTTAATTCTTGATATTTTTGCTCAAAGAGCTGAAACTTCTTATGCAAGAACTCAGGTTGAATTGGCACAATGCCAATATCTATTACCTAGACTTTCTGGAATGTGGACTCACCTTGAGCGTCAAAAAGGGGGTATCGGAATGCGTGGGCCTGGAGAGACTGAAATCGAGACAGATAGACGTATCGTTCGTGACCGTATTGCTTTATTGAAAGAGAAAATAAAAACTATCGATAAGCAAATGGGTGTGCAACGAAGTAATCGTGGTGCAATGGTTCGTGTGGCTTTAGTAGGATACACAAATGTTGGGAAATCAACATTAATGAATGCTATTGGAAAAAGCGATGTTTTTGTAGAAAATAAGCTGTTTGCTACATTAGATACAACAGTTCGTAAAGTAGTAATTAAAAATTTACCTTTCTTACTCTCTGATACAGTTGGTTTTATACGTAAGCTACCAACTCAATTAGTTGATTCGTTTAAGAGTACACTTGATGAGGTTCGTGAAGCAGATTTGTTATTACATATTGTAGATATCTCTCACCCAGATTTTGAAGATCATATTGCATCTGTCAATCAAACCTTATTAGATATTAAGGCTAATGATAAGCCGGTTATTATGGTTTTTAATAAAATAGATGCTTACAAGCATTTAACGATTGATGAGGATGATTTAATTACCGAGAAAACACCTAGACATTACACGTTAGAGGAGTGGAAGTCAACTTGGATGCATCGATTAGGTGAGCAAAACGCTTTGTTTATTTCGGCAACAAACAAAGAGAATTTCGAAGAATTTAGAGAGCGAGTATATGAGTCGGTTAGACAAATTCATATTACAAGATTTCCTTATAATAAATTTTTGTATCCTGATTATAAGGATGCAGTTGAAAAAGAAGATGAAGAATAAAAAAAAGCGCTTTAAAGCGCTTTTTTTTATGTTTTAAAATATGTAATTTATACCTAAACCAAAAACTTCTCTGGTTTGAAAACCTTGAAATGCATTGTCGTCATAAATTGCTTGAAATGATAAGTTAGTCGACAAGAATTTATTTATTTTCATTACAATATTTAAGGAGTAGTCAATATCGACATTTTGTGGGTCTTCGAGATAATTTGAATATAAGTTTAAAATGTTCTCTGCAGAAACATTTGTCATGATATCCAGCTTATAATATGCCGAAGCATAAAAACCTAATTCGTAACGCATCGTTTTGTTTGCTTTAACACCAAAATAAGACTCGTCTACGTATCCAATTTGAGAAGTGTAGTATTTGTCTACAAAAGTCATTTTAGAGGTTAGAGGGGCGAAATTTAGTTTTAAATTGTCGTGCTTCTTCCAGAAAATACCAGGACCAAAGGTGAGATACCCTGGAGACAAGAAATTGGTGTTTTCAGTTCGTATTTCGGCACCATTTACATCTTTACCATATACGTATCCTTTAGTGAATTGTGTTCTGAAATTTACAAAGAAGGAATAGTACCAATTACCAAATGCTCTTTTCCCATAAATAGAATTAATCTCTAATCGGTCATCGGTTTTTTTCTCAAAGTCTGAATTCTCCGTTTGTAAAATACCATATGAAGCTAGAATTTTGTTATCCCAACTAATGTCGTCTTTCTTGTAATTGATGTTGTAGTTAAGGCCTAAATTCCCTGAGATGTTATTCTCTCCTCCTGCAATCCAATTGTTGAAATTTGACTGATTAAAAAGGAATGAAATATTCCCTGTACTTTTCCATCCATTTGCTGTAGTATCGGATATGAATTTAACAGCTTTTTCGGTGTTCTTTACTAATTCTTTTTCGGTGTTTTGTGCCTGTACTAGCGAAAAGCTTGCTAGAAAGATTAAAAGGACTTGAAGACAATTTTTCATACGTTCCTTGTTTAGTGTTGATTAACACAAATATACTAAAAACCATGAAGTTGTTAAAAAAATCCTAATTTTAATTGTAAATTATTTCTTGCTCTCTTTGTATAAAGGCACGGCAGAACATGCTTCTCCATACATTATACTTCTGGCAAAAGGCTGTAAATAATGAGCAGCCAAAATATAAGCACGTGTAGGAACTGGTTTTTTAGAACAGCCTTTTATGATTACAGGTTTACTTTTGTATACTGAAAAATCGATATTACGTAGAATTTCTTCGTAAAGGCTAGAGTCTAGATCTTCTAGTGTGCCATCGACAATTTTTTTTGCAAATGGTGCTAATTGTACAGCTACGAGTATAGAAGCCCAAGCAGGAACTATTGCATCGGTACTACAATTAATAGCGACATAAGCGTCTTGGTATTGTGACCAATTATGATTTTTAAGGTGCTCGCGAAAGTCCTTTTCTTTCAAAAGAAATCCTTCGAGAAGCCATTGTGAAATGTCAATCTGAGCACGAAGTCCTTTTGGATAATAATCCTCAAGGTCAAAAACTTCTAAGGCGCTATTGGCAACTTTATTGATTATTTCTTCCATTATATTTTGTTTGCAGTATTTAGTCTCAGTAAAATTGTAATGACTGAGACTGAATACTGTATACTTTTTAAAGCATTCCTAATTCTAATTTAGCTTCTTCGCTCATTAAATCTTTGCTCCAAGGTGGATCAAAAGTTATCTCTACTTCAGCATCTTTTACGTTGTCTATAGATTTTACTTTTTCTTCAACTTCCCTTGGTAAACTTTCTGCTACTGGGCAGTTTGGCGATGTTAATGTCATTAAGATTTTTACTTCGTAATCAGTGTTTACCATTAC
This region includes:
- the hflX gene encoding GTPase HflX encodes the protein MLEKEVLNFEKTAIVGIVTQNQSEEKLNEYLDELEFLTYTAGGEVIKRFTQKMERPNPKTFVGTGKIDEINLFVKEHGVSTLIFDDELSPSQQKNISKIIDCKILDRTHLILDIFAQRAETSYARTQVELAQCQYLLPRLSGMWTHLERQKGGIGMRGPGETEIETDRRIVRDRIALLKEKIKTIDKQMGVQRSNRGAMVRVALVGYTNVGKSTLMNAIGKSDVFVENKLFATLDTTVRKVVIKNLPFLLSDTVGFIRKLPTQLVDSFKSTLDEVREADLLLHIVDISHPDFEDHIASVNQTLLDIKANDKPVIMVFNKIDAYKHLTIDEDDLITEKTPRHYTLEEWKSTWMHRLGEQNALFISATNKENFEEFRERVYESVRQIHITRFPYNKFLYPDYKDAVEKEDEE
- a CDS encoding DUF3078 domain-containing protein yields the protein MKNCLQVLLIFLASFSLVQAQNTEKELVKNTEKAVKFISDTTANGWKSTGNISFLFNQSNFNNWIAGGENNISGNLGLNYNINYKKDDISWDNKILASYGILQTENSDFEKKTDDRLEINSIYGKRAFGNWYYSFFVNFRTQFTKGYVYGKDVNGAEIRTENTNFLSPGYLTFGPGIFWKKHDNLKLNFAPLTSKMTFVDKYYTSQIGYVDESYFGVKANKTMRYELGFYASAYYKLDIMTNVSAENILNLYSNYLEDPQNVDIDYSLNIVMKINKFLSTNLSFQAIYDDNAFQGFQTREVFGLGINYIF
- a CDS encoding DUF2480 family protein, coding for MEEIINKVANSALEVFDLEDYYPKGLRAQIDISQWLLEGFLLKEKDFREHLKNHNWSQYQDAYVAINCSTDAIVPAWASILVAVQLAPFAKKIVDGTLEDLDSSLYEEILRNIDFSVYKSKPVIIKGCSKKPVPTRAYILAAHYLQPFARSIMYGEACSAVPLYKESKK
- a CDS encoding SUF system Fe-S cluster assembly protein, with product MEQEIDTNELGESIVKILKTIYDPEIPVDIYELGLIYDVMVNTDYEVKILMTLTSPNCPVAESLPREVEEKVKSIDNVKDAEVEITFDPPWSKDLMSEEAKLELGML